The following are encoded together in the Microterricola viridarii genome:
- a CDS encoding GuaB3 family IMP dehydrogenase-related protein, translating to MEIEIGRSKRARRVYAFDDIAIVPSRRTRDPEDVSVSWAIDAYQFDIPFLAAPMDSVVSPQTAIMMGQLGGLGVLDLEGLWTRYENPEPLLAEIRGLSDAKATARMQEIYSAPIKPELITARIAEVRAAGVPVAAALSPQRTQEFYSTVVAAGVDLFVIRGTTVSAEHVSKNQEPLNLKKFIYELDVPVIVGGAATYTAALHLMRTGAAGVLVGFGGGAASTTRASLGIHAPMATAVSDVAGARRDYMDESGGRYVHVIADGGLGTSGDIVKAIACGADAVMLGAALARATDAPGGGYHWGAEAHHAKLPRGNRVHVGTVAPLEEILYGPAPVAEGTANLVGALRRSMATTGYSDLKEFQRVEVVVAPYQGN from the coding sequence ATGGAGATTGAAATCGGCCGGTCCAAGCGGGCACGTCGTGTGTACGCATTTGATGACATCGCGATTGTGCCCTCGCGGCGCACCCGCGACCCAGAGGACGTCTCGGTGAGCTGGGCGATCGACGCCTACCAGTTCGACATCCCGTTCCTCGCGGCGCCGATGGACTCCGTGGTCTCGCCGCAGACCGCCATCATGATGGGCCAGCTCGGCGGCCTCGGCGTGCTCGACCTCGAGGGCCTCTGGACCCGCTACGAGAACCCGGAGCCCCTGCTGGCTGAGATCCGCGGCCTGAGCGACGCCAAGGCGACCGCCCGGATGCAGGAGATCTACTCCGCCCCGATCAAGCCAGAGCTCATCACCGCCCGCATCGCCGAGGTGCGTGCCGCCGGTGTGCCCGTCGCCGCCGCCCTCTCGCCGCAGCGCACCCAGGAGTTTTACAGCACCGTCGTCGCCGCAGGCGTCGACCTCTTCGTCATCCGCGGCACGACCGTCTCGGCCGAGCACGTCTCCAAGAACCAGGAGCCGCTGAACCTGAAGAAGTTCATCTACGAGCTCGACGTGCCCGTCATCGTCGGCGGCGCGGCCACCTACACGGCGGCCCTGCACCTCATGCGCACCGGCGCGGCCGGCGTGCTCGTCGGCTTCGGCGGCGGCGCGGCCTCGACCACGCGCGCCTCGCTCGGCATCCACGCGCCGATGGCCACCGCCGTCTCTGACGTCGCCGGCGCTCGCCGCGACTACATGGACGAGTCCGGCGGCCGCTACGTGCACGTGATCGCCGACGGCGGCCTCGGCACCTCCGGCGACATCGTCAAGGCGATCGCCTGCGGCGCGGATGCCGTCATGCTCGGCGCCGCGCTGGCCCGTGCCACCGACGCACCCGGCGGCGGATACCACTGGGGTGCAGAGGCGCACCACGCCAAGCTTCCCCGCGGCAACCGCGTGCACGTCGGCACGGTCGCCCCGCTCGAGGAGATCCTTTACGGCCCGGCCCCCGTGGCCGAGGGCACGGCCAACCTCGTCGGCGCACTGCGTCGCTCGATGGCGACCACCGGATACTCCGACCTCAAGGAGTTCCAGCGGGTCGAGGTTGTTGTGGCCCCGTACCAGGGCAACTAG
- a CDS encoding glycerol-3-phosphate dehydrogenase/oxidase, translating to MMAQRNSVTRSSKLGPEERAAALARLKDKELDILVVGGGIVGAGSALDAVTRGLSVGILEERDWASGTSSRSSKLVHGGIRYLEQLDFRLVREALIERGLLLQRIAPHLVKPVRFLYPLKKRVIERAYVGAGMLLYDIFSYTGGRPPGVPHHRHLSKRQVERLIPSLSHDALVGGITYYDAQVDDARYVSSLVRTASFYGAHAASRVRVEGFIKVGQRVVGVQAHDLQTGEKFEVRAKQVVNATGVWTDDTQRMVGERGTFKVRASKGIHLVVPRDRFQSAMGLLLRTEKSVLFVIPWGRHWLIGTTDTDWNLDKAHPAATAADIDYLLEHVNKVLSIQLTREDVEGVYAGLRPLLAGESEQTSKLSREHLVAHTVPGLVVIAGGKWTTYRVMAKDAIDAAVDALDGRIPPSTTQDIPLLGAEGYQAAWNKRGRIAQAFGVHKVRIEHLLNRYGTLTDELLDLIKSDPSLGEPLPGADDYLGAEVVYAASHEGALHLEDVLARRTRISIEAWDRGVSAAPVAAKLMAGVLGWDEELEQLEVANYLKRVAAERASQEQPDDASADHVRLEAPDIMAVEGK from the coding sequence ATGATGGCCCAGCGCAACAGCGTGACGCGTTCGAGCAAGCTCGGACCGGAGGAGAGGGCGGCCGCCCTCGCCCGGCTCAAAGACAAAGAGCTGGACATCCTGGTGGTCGGGGGTGGCATCGTCGGGGCCGGGTCGGCGCTGGACGCCGTCACCCGAGGCCTCAGCGTCGGGATCTTGGAGGAGCGCGACTGGGCGTCGGGAACGTCCAGCCGCTCCTCGAAGCTGGTGCACGGCGGCATCCGGTACCTCGAGCAACTTGACTTCCGGTTGGTGCGGGAGGCGCTGATCGAGCGCGGGCTGCTGCTGCAGCGTATTGCCCCGCATCTGGTGAAGCCGGTGCGCTTCCTCTACCCGCTGAAGAAGCGGGTGATTGAGCGTGCCTATGTTGGCGCCGGCATGCTGCTCTACGACATCTTCAGCTACACGGGCGGCCGCCCGCCCGGGGTGCCGCACCACCGCCACCTGAGCAAGCGGCAGGTGGAGCGGCTCATCCCGTCTCTCTCGCACGACGCCCTGGTCGGCGGCATCACCTACTACGACGCTCAGGTCGACGACGCGCGCTACGTGTCGTCGCTGGTGCGCACCGCCTCCTTCTACGGCGCGCACGCGGCCTCCCGGGTGCGGGTCGAGGGCTTTATCAAGGTCGGCCAGCGGGTGGTCGGCGTGCAGGCGCACGACCTGCAGACCGGCGAGAAGTTCGAGGTGCGCGCCAAGCAGGTCGTCAACGCGACCGGCGTGTGGACGGATGACACCCAGCGCATGGTGGGGGAGCGGGGCACTTTCAAGGTGCGGGCCTCCAAGGGCATCCACCTCGTGGTTCCGCGCGACCGCTTCCAATCGGCGATGGGCCTGCTGCTGCGCACCGAGAAGAGCGTGCTGTTCGTGATCCCGTGGGGCAGGCACTGGCTGATCGGCACCACCGACACGGACTGGAACCTGGACAAGGCGCACCCGGCCGCGACCGCGGCCGACATCGACTACCTGCTCGAGCACGTCAACAAGGTGCTGTCGATCCAGCTCACCCGGGAGGACGTCGAGGGCGTCTACGCCGGTCTGCGGCCGCTGCTGGCCGGCGAGAGCGAGCAGACCTCCAAGCTCTCCCGTGAGCACCTTGTCGCGCACACCGTGCCGGGGCTCGTCGTGATTGCCGGCGGCAAGTGGACCACGTACCGGGTGATGGCCAAGGACGCCATCGACGCTGCGGTCGACGCGCTGGATGGCCGCATCCCACCGTCGACGACGCAGGACATCCCGTTGCTCGGCGCAGAGGGCTACCAGGCGGCGTGGAACAAGCGCGGCCGCATCGCGCAAGCCTTCGGCGTGCACAAGGTGCGCATCGAGCACCTGCTCAACCGTTACGGCACGCTGACAGATGAGCTGCTCGACCTGATCAAGTCGGATCCCTCCCTCGGCGAGCCCCTGCCGGGGGCCGACGACTACCTCGGTGCCGAGGTCGTCTACGCGGCCTCGCACGAGGGGGCGCTGCACCTGGAGGACGTGCTCGCCCGCCGCACCCGGATCTCGATCGAGGCCTGGGACCGCGGCGTCTCGGCCGCGCCCGTCGCTGCGAAGCTGATGGCCGGCGTGCTCGGTTGGGATGAGGAACTCGAACAGCTCGAGGTGGCGAACTACCTGAAGCGGGTGGCGGCCGAACGGGCCTCGCAGGAGCAACCAGACGACGCGTCCGCCGACCACGTGCGCCTGGAAGCCCCGGACATCATGGCGGTCGAGGGGAAGTAG
- a CDS encoding ATP-binding protein, whose translation MRDNGVDHDERAAERELAQGLIAAGNSGTLLVTGLSGMGKSQLLRAILPVDSGWKAFYFKADAYEAGMPFAAAERLLRQLSQRRPIEQEPDVAANPQRMGALLLDALDRVRTPVFLAIDDAQWIDPQSAIALRFAVQRLIEGRFFVAVASRPMGEPNALVDLVGGFVGRSDQHAELRLEPLSTEQVRAVAARQVHRGVSQRSARALREATGGSPRC comes from the coding sequence ATGCGAGACAACGGAGTCGACCACGATGAGCGCGCGGCCGAACGAGAGCTCGCACAGGGCCTGATCGCAGCGGGGAACAGCGGCACCCTGCTGGTCACCGGGCTGAGTGGCATGGGCAAATCGCAGCTGCTGCGCGCAATTCTTCCGGTCGACAGCGGCTGGAAGGCGTTCTACTTCAAGGCGGACGCCTACGAGGCCGGGATGCCCTTCGCGGCAGCCGAGCGGCTGCTCCGGCAACTCAGCCAGCGCAGGCCCATCGAGCAGGAGCCGGATGTCGCGGCGAACCCGCAGCGGATGGGCGCCCTGCTCCTGGACGCACTCGATCGGGTGCGCACGCCGGTCTTCCTGGCCATCGACGACGCACAATGGATCGACCCGCAGTCGGCGATCGCCCTGCGCTTTGCGGTGCAACGGCTGATCGAGGGACGCTTCTTCGTGGCTGTCGCCAGCCGCCCCATGGGGGAGCCCAACGCCCTCGTCGACCTGGTGGGCGGTTTCGTCGGCCGGTCAGACCAGCACGCAGAGCTGCGCCTGGAACCCCTCAGCACCGAGCAGGTGCGCGCCGTGGCTGCCCGGCAGGTGCATCGCGGCGTCTCCCAGCGCAGTGCCAGGGCCCTGCGCGAGGCAACGGGCGGTTCCCCGCGTTGTTGA
- a CDS encoding helix-turn-helix transcriptional regulator → MNAALALGRESGAVNAEADIWEAPIPVIDAARNPFARVAAAAPVAASNFGRICAVLRDPVEERVVLEIACSLGLEADPDAAEAAGLVTHSRWHGELWVQPRHELLGHAVAKRLSADETLAIHRAAGEVLGGRRGLRHSLAAASAVDDALLARVQDIARAVASPAQADEAIGYLRSILGLYDEGREHDEVLIEIALLAMRFRRQQLILDLMPQTEALPAGALTTAIAVEMLAVAGRIPDALAAAEDALGQADVPGTAQGRILAAHIAGIQAQFQLMTGDTEPIPALVRRARELVDAVLPGDTDAASARLRWMYTGDGQRMRLLGWAMTAAARAGDMEAFRAAFGELSMLIAQAEASPELVDALVTRAGVQMQSGDVPAVHADMLAASAVLVRAPHAWTAGHVRVILSHVEYLLGNWAASEAGAESALSLAMDVTAFTVRPVTHFTAALVAASRGGAATVGALLEAGERATISRHESYESSMAAVAAAELARAAGNPVEQLRACSDPALRSMVSTTHGWKTYKVEALAALGRVDEARTALADLRATARWQPHYGSALWLEARIEDAADRQKRAKALYEQAVADPAAGLFPFPMARARADFGRFLLRVGDADGAAAQLSQAAEVFTRLGASPDLERTLALLERAGGNGSAVPTDPFAALTARERQIAQHASRGHTNREIAEALFLSVTTVNFHMRNILPKLGLSSRRELRILAPTA, encoded by the coding sequence TTGAACGCCGCTTTGGCGCTCGGCCGCGAGTCGGGGGCCGTGAACGCCGAGGCCGACATTTGGGAAGCACCCATCCCGGTCATTGACGCCGCTCGCAACCCTTTTGCCCGCGTGGCGGCCGCCGCGCCCGTCGCGGCCAGCAACTTCGGGCGGATCTGTGCGGTGCTCCGCGACCCGGTTGAGGAGCGCGTCGTGCTCGAGATCGCGTGTTCGCTCGGACTGGAGGCCGACCCGGACGCGGCGGAGGCCGCCGGCTTGGTGACGCACTCCCGGTGGCATGGCGAGCTCTGGGTGCAGCCCAGGCACGAACTCCTCGGGCACGCCGTGGCGAAACGGCTGAGCGCCGACGAGACCCTGGCGATCCACCGGGCGGCCGGCGAGGTGTTGGGTGGTCGGCGCGGGCTGCGGCACAGCCTGGCCGCGGCATCCGCCGTCGACGACGCGCTGCTCGCCCGGGTGCAGGACATTGCCCGCGCCGTCGCCAGCCCCGCCCAGGCCGACGAGGCGATCGGCTACCTGCGCAGCATCCTCGGCCTGTACGACGAGGGCCGAGAGCACGATGAGGTCCTGATCGAGATTGCCCTGCTGGCGATGCGCTTCCGGCGGCAACAGCTCATCCTCGATCTGATGCCGCAGACCGAGGCGCTGCCGGCCGGCGCGCTGACGACGGCGATCGCCGTGGAGATGCTGGCCGTCGCCGGCCGGATCCCGGACGCCCTGGCCGCTGCGGAGGACGCGCTCGGCCAGGCGGACGTGCCGGGCACGGCCCAGGGGCGCATCCTGGCCGCCCACATCGCCGGCATCCAGGCCCAGTTCCAATTGATGACCGGCGACACCGAGCCGATCCCTGCCCTCGTTCGACGAGCCAGGGAACTGGTGGACGCGGTGCTCCCCGGTGATACGGATGCCGCCAGTGCGCGCCTGCGCTGGATGTACACGGGCGACGGGCAGCGTATGCGTCTGCTCGGCTGGGCGATGACGGCTGCGGCGCGGGCCGGCGACATGGAGGCGTTCCGTGCGGCCTTCGGCGAGCTCAGCATGCTGATCGCGCAGGCGGAGGCGTCCCCGGAGCTCGTCGACGCGCTCGTCACCCGGGCCGGCGTGCAGATGCAGTCCGGCGATGTCCCCGCTGTGCACGCAGACATGCTCGCCGCCTCGGCCGTTCTGGTGCGCGCCCCGCACGCCTGGACGGCCGGGCACGTGCGCGTCATCCTGAGCCACGTGGAGTACCTGCTCGGCAATTGGGCGGCCTCAGAGGCCGGAGCGGAGTCGGCGCTCAGCCTGGCCATGGACGTGACGGCGTTCACGGTGCGCCCGGTCACCCACTTCACGGCCGCGTTGGTCGCCGCCTCCCGTGGCGGTGCGGCCACGGTCGGCGCGCTGCTGGAGGCGGGCGAGCGGGCCACGATCAGTCGGCACGAGAGCTACGAATCGTCGATGGCGGCCGTGGCGGCCGCCGAGCTGGCCCGGGCGGCGGGCAATCCAGTCGAGCAACTGCGAGCCTGCTCCGATCCCGCGCTGCGCAGCATGGTCTCCACGACGCACGGCTGGAAGACGTACAAGGTCGAGGCGCTGGCAGCGTTGGGGCGCGTCGACGAGGCGCGCACCGCGCTCGCCGACCTCCGCGCCACCGCGCGCTGGCAGCCGCACTATGGCTCGGCGCTCTGGCTGGAGGCTCGGATCGAGGACGCCGCGGACAGACAGAAGCGCGCCAAAGCCCTGTACGAGCAGGCCGTTGCCGATCCGGCGGCCGGGCTCTTCCCGTTCCCGATGGCCAGGGCGCGCGCCGACTTCGGGCGTTTCCTGCTCCGGGTGGGCGACGCGGACGGGGCCGCGGCGCAGCTGTCCCAGGCCGCGGAGGTCTTCACCCGGCTGGGTGCGTCCCCGGACCTCGAGCGCACGCTGGCGCTGCTGGAGCGGGCGGGAGGCAATGGCTCCGCCGTGCCGACAGACCCCTTCGCTGCGCTCACTGCCCGCGAACGCCAGATCGCCCAGCATGCCTCTCGCGGCCACACGAATCGTGAGATCGCCGAGGCTCTCTTCCTCTCTGTGACGACAGTGAACTTCCATATGCGCAATATCTTGCCCAAGCTGGGCCTGAGCTCACGCAGAGAGCTGCGCATCCTCGCCCCGACCGCCTGA
- a CDS encoding Ig-like domain-containing protein — MALRAALARPKTSTIHGSRPAPAQSRLRVPAAFVALSLAVTGITATGTLLATTPAFAAGTPVTKIVSSPAGETWTVPAGVTSVTATVTGASGGSGGGGAGAAGGLGASIVGTFAVAPGDVLNISGSTKGGAGGGSAEPGLGGSGASAGGNGGAGYAYDRWNPAVPGKSAGGGGGGASKISKAGGASLIIAGGGGGGAGASAGLTPCAPGTGGAADAAGTSGRNCFAGVGGGTGGAAAGSATGAGLAGGNGGQGARISSGAGGGGAGLLGGSGGTAVIGAGGAGGGGGGGSSFVDAAAVTVVTRGQAATGGGSVTLVYTPSYTTTTTLSPATSSAVIGAPITLTVAVGAAGAPSTLPAGSVQLLDADDNELGAGALANGVASFGGIRLPIGSHTVRAVFTPSAGEYQESVGSAVITVAQGSTSTGLTVAPAPAEFGQSVTATIAVTAVAPANAVLDGTVELRTADGTLVEDASIDASGVATMDFTPSDLTPTGLETVQLTAFYLGNASFMASHSVESDLDVIKSESLLDLSQSIDTSVWGESVTLTADISAARDAVAPARMAVPVVGAVPTGTVTFYADGSPLATAGVTDGSAAIDVDDFEVGERELSASYSGDTYFTESDSDTLTHEVGLAATETTLAAISPAPLVGQPVTLSANVSVLPNGAGTPTGSVVFTVDGVALAATSVTDGVATLDRAFWSPGNHTVSADFSDGTHYAASSDAIDVNVEQAATVIALGSDVNPAVFGQDVTVSATLSVVAPGAGVPSGEIEFELDGAPFATVPVSAGAATLPLGALAVGSYEFSAHYAGDGSYAGTDASITITVEHAATALALSADKAETNFGESLTLHAALSVEAPGAGTPTGSIAFLADGVEIGSATLDASGAAASLTVPKALAVGARQITAQYAGDASFDASTSEVLGHAVLAAPVGIALDVSGESVAEQDAVFSATVQPITSTGHVPSGFVQFLVDGEPLGAPVPVGTTAPKGTAARAVVDVVNARLATDTLAVGEHVITVSYLGDGSFAAASSAATLHLVKPKAPIDPIKPIDPLTPVVPVTPPAPSAPAAKTAGGLASTGVQGIDTGIAAGLLLLAGLGMLGVGTVRLRRRSA; from the coding sequence ATGGCACTTCGTGCTGCGCTCGCGCGCCCAAAAACGTCCACAATCCACGGCTCTCGCCCCGCACCCGCGCAGTCGCGGCTGCGGGTTCCCGCCGCCTTCGTCGCCCTGAGCCTCGCGGTCACCGGCATCACGGCGACCGGAACGCTGCTCGCGACAACGCCGGCGTTCGCCGCCGGTACGCCCGTCACCAAGATCGTCAGCAGTCCCGCCGGTGAGACCTGGACGGTCCCGGCCGGTGTGACCAGTGTCACGGCCACTGTAACCGGTGCCTCGGGTGGAAGCGGCGGAGGCGGCGCTGGCGCCGCCGGCGGTCTGGGCGCCAGCATCGTCGGCACATTCGCTGTGGCGCCCGGAGACGTGCTGAACATCTCGGGCTCGACAAAGGGTGGTGCAGGCGGCGGCAGCGCGGAGCCCGGTCTCGGCGGCAGCGGCGCATCCGCCGGTGGCAACGGTGGGGCTGGCTACGCCTACGACCGATGGAACCCCGCTGTCCCGGGCAAGTCCGCTGGTGGTGGTGGTGGCGGCGCCAGCAAGATCTCGAAGGCCGGAGGGGCAAGCTTGATAATCGCCGGCGGTGGCGGCGGCGGCGCCGGTGCCAGCGCGGGACTGACACCCTGCGCTCCGGGAACCGGCGGTGCAGCGGATGCCGCGGGCACTTCGGGCCGCAACTGCTTTGCGGGAGTCGGCGGTGGCACCGGCGGTGCTGCTGCGGGAAGCGCGACGGGCGCAGGCCTTGCCGGCGGTAACGGCGGGCAGGGAGCGCGAATCTCCAGCGGTGCAGGCGGTGGTGGCGCCGGACTTCTCGGCGGTAGCGGCGGCACGGCCGTGATTGGCGCGGGCGGTGCCGGCGGTGGCGGTGGCGGCGGCTCCTCCTTTGTCGACGCGGCCGCGGTCACCGTGGTGACGCGTGGACAGGCAGCGACTGGCGGCGGTTCAGTGACCCTCGTCTACACGCCGAGCTACACCACGACCACCACGCTCTCCCCGGCCACCTCGAGCGCCGTCATCGGTGCGCCGATCACCCTCACTGTGGCGGTGGGTGCCGCCGGTGCCCCCAGCACGCTCCCGGCCGGCTCGGTGCAGCTGCTCGACGCCGATGACAACGAGCTCGGCGCGGGTGCTCTTGCCAACGGCGTGGCGAGCTTCGGCGGAATCCGCCTGCCCATCGGCAGCCACACGGTCAGGGCGGTCTTCACCCCCTCAGCTGGCGAGTACCAGGAGTCCGTCGGTTCCGCCGTCATCACCGTCGCGCAGGGTTCCACCTCCACCGGTCTCACCGTCGCGCCGGCTCCGGCCGAGTTCGGCCAGAGCGTCACGGCCACCATCGCGGTCACCGCCGTTGCTCCCGCCAACGCTGTGCTCGACGGCACCGTCGAGCTGAGGACAGCCGACGGCACGCTGGTCGAGGACGCCTCTATCGACGCATCGGGCGTCGCCACCATGGACTTCACTCCGAGTGACCTCACGCCGACCGGCTTGGAGACGGTGCAGCTGACCGCTTTCTACCTCGGCAACGCCTCCTTCATGGCCTCACATTCGGTTGAAAGCGACCTGGACGTCATCAAGTCCGAGAGCCTGCTCGACCTCAGCCAGTCGATCGACACCTCGGTGTGGGGCGAGAGCGTCACCCTCACCGCAGACATCAGTGCTGCCCGCGACGCGGTCGCGCCGGCTCGCATGGCCGTTCCCGTCGTCGGCGCCGTGCCGACCGGCACGGTCACCTTCTACGCCGACGGCTCCCCGTTGGCCACGGCCGGCGTGACGGACGGTTCCGCCGCGATCGACGTCGACGATTTTGAGGTCGGCGAGCGCGAGCTGAGCGCGAGCTACTCCGGCGACACCTACTTCACCGAGTCCGACTCCGACACGCTGACCCACGAGGTCGGGCTCGCCGCGACCGAGACGACACTCGCCGCGATCAGCCCCGCCCCGCTCGTGGGGCAGCCAGTCACACTGAGCGCGAATGTCTCAGTGCTGCCGAACGGCGCTGGGACCCCGACGGGCTCCGTCGTGTTCACGGTCGACGGCGTGGCGCTTGCTGCCACCTCCGTCACTGACGGTGTGGCCACCCTGGACCGCGCCTTCTGGTCGCCCGGGAACCACACCGTGTCCGCTGACTTCTCAGACGGAACGCACTACGCCGCGTCATCCGACGCCATCGACGTCAACGTCGAGCAGGCTGCGACGGTCATCGCGCTCGGCAGCGACGTGAACCCGGCCGTGTTCGGCCAGGACGTCACCGTGAGCGCGACGCTCAGCGTGGTCGCCCCGGGTGCCGGTGTTCCGAGCGGTGAGATCGAGTTCGAGCTTGACGGAGCGCCGTTCGCAACCGTCCCCGTCTCGGCCGGAGCCGCAACGCTCCCGCTCGGCGCACTGGCCGTCGGCAGCTACGAGTTCAGCGCCCACTACGCCGGCGACGGTAGTTACGCCGGTACTGACGCGTCGATCACGATCACGGTGGAGCACGCAGCCACCGCTCTCGCACTCAGCGCAGACAAGGCCGAGACGAACTTCGGTGAGTCGCTCACGCTGCACGCCGCGCTCTCAGTTGAGGCACCGGGCGCTGGAACCCCCACCGGGTCCATCGCGTTCCTCGCAGACGGAGTCGAGATCGGCTCCGCCACGCTCGACGCCAGCGGCGCTGCCGCGAGCCTGACGGTGCCGAAGGCCCTCGCCGTCGGTGCACGGCAGATCACGGCGCAGTACGCCGGGGATGCGTCCTTCGACGCATCCACCTCTGAGGTGCTCGGGCACGCCGTGCTCGCCGCTCCCGTCGGCATCGCGCTTGACGTCTCAGGCGAGAGTGTCGCCGAACAGGACGCCGTCTTCAGCGCGACGGTGCAGCCGATAACGTCGACCGGGCACGTGCCGAGCGGGTTCGTGCAGTTCTTGGTCGATGGCGAGCCGCTCGGAGCTCCGGTGCCGGTGGGCACCACGGCGCCGAAGGGCACCGCCGCCCGTGCGGTGGTGGATGTCGTCAACGCTCGCCTCGCGACCGACACGCTGGCGGTCGGCGAGCACGTCATCACGGTCAGCTACCTCGGGGACGGCTCTTTCGCCGCTGCGAGTTCCGCAGCCACGCTGCACCTGGTCAAGCCGAAGGCGCCGATCGACCCGATCAAGCCGATCGACCCGCTGACGCCGGTCGTCCCGGTCACGCCGCCGGCGCCGAGTGCACCGGCAGCGAAGACCGCCGGCGGCCTGGCCTCGACCGGCGTGCAGGGAATCGACACCGGGATTGCCGCTGGCCTGCTGCTCTTGGCAGGGCTGGGCATGCTCGGAGTCGGAACGGTGCGTCTGCGCCGCCGCTCCGCTTAG
- a CDS encoding SURF1 family protein has product MLSIMLRPRWVLALFGALAVAAIFALLGQWQLARAVDAGQTVERSTETVQALAEIADPDEPIRQVATGQMVTVDGRFIAGDEQIISGRLNGGTAGYWVVSHFQVDAPGEAAIPVARGWAADADTAKSVAAKLAADEASGETITLVGRLLPTEGPEIPTDGASAHVMRAVAVSALINLWADFDNHSVYSAYIVQTEATTAGLDAIDSPEPSPELELNWLNIFYAVEWAVFAGFAVFLWYRLVRDTWEREREEEADAAAAAAAGESLSNRA; this is encoded by the coding sequence ATGCTCTCGATCATGCTGCGCCCGCGTTGGGTACTCGCTCTCTTCGGCGCGCTCGCCGTCGCCGCCATCTTTGCCCTGCTCGGCCAATGGCAGCTGGCCCGGGCCGTGGACGCCGGCCAGACCGTGGAACGCTCCACCGAGACCGTGCAGGCGCTCGCCGAGATCGCCGACCCGGACGAGCCCATCCGGCAGGTCGCCACCGGCCAGATGGTCACGGTCGACGGCCGCTTCATCGCCGGCGATGAGCAGATCATCAGCGGGCGCCTGAACGGAGGCACCGCCGGCTACTGGGTGGTCAGCCACTTCCAAGTCGATGCGCCGGGCGAGGCGGCGATCCCCGTCGCCCGCGGCTGGGCCGCGGATGCCGACACGGCCAAGTCCGTCGCCGCCAAGCTGGCCGCAGACGAGGCCTCCGGCGAGACCATCACCTTGGTCGGCCGGCTGCTGCCAACCGAGGGTCCCGAGATTCCAACCGACGGGGCCAGCGCACACGTGATGCGCGCCGTCGCGGTCTCGGCCCTGATCAACCTCTGGGCAGACTTCGACAACCACTCCGTCTACTCCGCGTACATCGTGCAGACCGAGGCGACGACCGCAGGCCTCGACGCCATCGATTCGCCGGAGCCCAGCCCCGAACTCGAGCTGAACTGGCTGAACATCTTCTACGCCGTCGAGTGGGCCGTGTTCGCCGGCTTCGCCGTGTTCCTCTGGTACCGCCTGGTGCGCGACACCTGGGAGCGGGAACGCGAGGAAGAGGCGGATGCCGCGGCGGCCGCGGCCGCTGGCGAATCGCTCAGCAACCGCGCGTAG
- a CDS encoding DUF3817 domain-containing protein, whose amino-acid sequence MPLEPKPAVFPRIRKAVTFYKVTSVITGVMLLLLCTEMVLKYVFHVELYGFGNAGFLHFAPMIETVSGWESTGDGANLSTGILIAHGWFYVVYLFACFQLWSLMRWQFPKFLLLALGGIIPLLSFFLEVRVAREVETYLARREAAATDPVEAHA is encoded by the coding sequence ATGCCCCTCGAGCCGAAACCCGCCGTATTCCCGCGCATTCGGAAGGCTGTTACTTTCTACAAGGTCACCTCGGTGATCACCGGTGTGATGTTGCTTCTGCTCTGCACCGAGATGGTTCTGAAGTACGTCTTCCACGTCGAACTGTATGGATTCGGCAACGCCGGCTTCCTGCACTTCGCCCCGATGATCGAGACGGTCTCCGGCTGGGAATCCACCGGCGACGGCGCGAACCTCTCCACCGGCATCCTGATCGCGCACGGCTGGTTCTACGTCGTCTACCTCTTCGCTTGCTTCCAGCTGTGGAGCCTGATGCGTTGGCAGTTCCCCAAGTTCTTGTTGCTCGCCCTCGGCGGCATCATCCCCCTGTTGTCCTTCTTCCTCGAGGTGCGCGTTGCACGCGAGGTGGAAACCTACCTGGCTCGCCGTGAAGCGGCGGCCACCGACCCCGTGGAGGCACACGCGTGA